The following coding sequences lie in one Arachis ipaensis cultivar K30076 chromosome B03, Araip1.1, whole genome shotgun sequence genomic window:
- the LOC107631461 gene encoding serine/arginine-rich splicing factor RSZ21 isoform X1: MARVYIGNLDPRVSERDLEDEFRLFGVLRSVWVARRPPGYAFIEFDDRRDALDAIHALDGKNGWRVELSHNSKGGGRGGRGRGSDDLKCYECGEPGHFARECRLRVGSRGLGSGRRRSPSPYYRRRRSPSYGYGRRSVSPRGRRSPKRRSISPPYRGRSYSRSPPYRHARRDSPYANGD; encoded by the exons ATGGCTCGGGTCTATATTGGGAATCTGGACCCTCGTGTGTCTGAGAGGGATCTCGAAGATGAATTTCGTTTATTTGGTGTTCttcggag TGTCTGGGTTGCTCGTAGACCGCCCGGATATGCATTCATCGAGTTTGATGATAGGAGGGATGCACTTGACGCAATTCATGCCTTGGATG GGAAAAATGGGTGGCGTGTAGAGCTTTCTCATAATTCTAAGGGAGGAGGCCGTGGTGGGCGTGGGCGTGGAAGTGATGACCTTAAATGTTATGAATGTGGTGAACCTGGACATTTTGCAAGAGAGTGTCGCTTGCGCGTTGGTTCACGTGGCCTGGGTAGTGGAAGGAGGCGAAGTCCAAGTCCTTATTATAGGCGTCGCAGAAGTCCAAGTTATGGGTATGGCCGCAG GAGTGTTAGTCCTCGTGGGAGAAGATCTCCAAAGAGACGTAGCATATCACCTCCTTATCGGGGTCGCAGCTACAGCAGGTCCCCTCCATACCGACATGCCCGCCGTGATTCACCTTATGCCAATGG
- the LOC107631461 gene encoding serine/arginine-rich splicing factor RSZ21 isoform X2: MARVYIGNLDPRVSERDLEDEFRLFGVLRSVWVARRPPGYAFIEFDDRRDALDAIHALDGKNGWRVELSHNSKGGGRGGRGRGSDDLKCYECGEPGHFARECRLRVGSRGLGSGRRRSPSPYYRRRRSPSYGSVSPRGRRSPKRRSISPPYRGRSYSRSPPYRHARRDSPYANGD, from the exons ATGGCTCGGGTCTATATTGGGAATCTGGACCCTCGTGTGTCTGAGAGGGATCTCGAAGATGAATTTCGTTTATTTGGTGTTCttcggag TGTCTGGGTTGCTCGTAGACCGCCCGGATATGCATTCATCGAGTTTGATGATAGGAGGGATGCACTTGACGCAATTCATGCCTTGGATG GGAAAAATGGGTGGCGTGTAGAGCTTTCTCATAATTCTAAGGGAGGAGGCCGTGGTGGGCGTGGGCGTGGAAGTGATGACCTTAAATGTTATGAATGTGGTGAACCTGGACATTTTGCAAGAGAGTGTCGCTTGCGCGTTGGTTCACGTGGCCTGGGTAGTGGAAGGAGGCGAAGTCCAAGTCCTTATTATAGGCGTCGCAGAAGTCCAAGTTATGG GAGTGTTAGTCCTCGTGGGAGAAGATCTCCAAAGAGACGTAGCATATCACCTCCTTATCGGGGTCGCAGCTACAGCAGGTCCCCTCCATACCGACATGCCCGCCGTGATTCACCTTATGCCAATGG